TGTACGCGGTCGTCGGGTTGGTTCGCTCCAGCGAGGCCGGTGTGCGGACGACGCCAGCCGACTAATCGACCCGCGAAGCGAACGCGAAGTTCGGTTTCACGTCCTCGATCTCGATCTCGACGTGATCGCCGACGCTTGCCCCCGAGACGAAGACGGTGAAACCGTCGACCTTGGCGATCCCGTCGCCCTCGCTGCCTTCGTCTTCGATCTCGACGGTCCGGACCTCTCCCTCCTCGACCGGCGCGGTCAGGAACCCCTTGGCGATGAGGTAGATCTCCGAGGACTCCTTGCGCGAGGCCTTCGGGGAGGTCGTACGGACGTACTCGAATTCGGCTTCCATATCGGTTCTGAGCGCGTCGACGTCCCTCCCCTCGAAGACCTTCACGACGAAGTCCCCGCCCGGGGTCAGCAACTCACAAGCGGTGTCGAACGCCTGTCGGGCGAGGTGGACCGAGCGAGCCTGATCCAGCGAGTACTCGCCGGACATGTTCGGGGCCATGTCCGAGAGGACCGCGTCGGCCTCACCGATCCGCTCGGTGATCTCCTTCCTCGTGTCCTCGTCGGTCATGTCGCCCTTGATCGTCTCGACGCCCTCTAACGAGCTGATCCGCTGGAGGTCGACGCCGATCACTTTCCCCGTACCGACGCGCTCTTTTGCGATCTGAAGCCAACCGCCGGGTGCGGCACCTAGGTCGACGACGCGGTCCCCGTGGGAGAGGACGTTCTCCATCTCGTCGAGCTGCTCGAGCTTGTACGCCGAACGTGAGCGATACCCCTGCTGTTTCGCCTTGTTGTAGTACTCGTCCTTTCCGGACATTCGATTATCGGTGCATAGGGTGCCGAGCGGCTTAGGGTTTCGCTGTTCGACTCACGACAAAAAACACGCACGACGCGGGTCGTCTACCCTGTGATCGAGATATCGATCTCGAAGAGTCTGGCGATCAGTTCGAGCAGCGGACCGAGGCTCTCGACCTGCAGAACGAGTTCGGGCTGGGCGGCCGCGGATCCGGCCATCGCCACCAGCATCCCCGCCGAGAGCGTAAGCATCAGAACGGCTGTCAGTGTCTTCCTCATCGTGATCAAGCTGTTGTTATTGACGGAACAACTTAAACGCTCGTAGATCTCTTATTCGTTATGTGACCGCGCCAGTAACGATTCCCTTTCAATGATGGATTCGATATCCGTGTTCTATCTCGATCGTTCGTATGGAACTATCGTTGATCGGGAAAACTGCACTTTGGGACGCGATACGGGCCATTTTCGTCCTGACCGGGAAAGGGAAGATTGATGTGAGTTTGTTTCAACTTTCACGTATGGAAAGACGGGGAGTTGTACTTGGGATACTTATCCTTTTTATGATAATTTCTGGAACGGCGTACGCACAGGTGGAGGGAAGTCCGGAATTCGAGGCATACACGCCTGACAACACGGTTGAGCCCGGCGAGGACACCTCCATCGCCGTGACGCTCGAAAACCAAGGATCGATCGATACGGACGGTGAGGACGCAGAAGAGCAGGCGGTCACCGAAGCCCGCGACGTGACCGCCGAACTCGGGACCGGCGACGCGCCGATCTCGGTTTCGACCGCCGAGACGCGCGTCGGGACGGTGCCACAGGGCCTGACTACGACCGAGAGTTTCGGCATCACGGTCGACGGTGACGCCACACCGGGTACCTACGAGGTGCCAGTCGAGTTGACCTACACCTACACGCCCGAAGTCGACGGTGACGACGAGGCCGACGAAATAACGACCACCGAGACGGTCACGACCGAAATCGTCGTCGAGGAGTCCTCGCAGTTCGCTATTGAGGGTGCAACCTCGGACGTGAACGTCGGCAGCAGCACCGAGTCGCAGATCGACATCACGAACACCGGGCCTGAGGACGCAAGCGAGGCCGTCGTCACGCTGGAGGCACCCGACACCGGTCTCGACATCACCTCACAGAGCACGGACATCTACATCGGTGACTGGGCGGCCGGCGAGACCGAGGCGATCGACTTCGTGGCCGAACTCGACGAGGACGCGCTCCCACAGGACTACACCATCTACGCGACCGTGGAGTACCTAGACGAGAACGGCAACGAGCAGACCTCCCGGCAGCTCAGAACGGGAATCCCGACGAGCGAAGGGCAGGAATTCTCCGTCGACGGTGTCGACAGCGAGCTCTGGGTCGGCGAGGACGGCCAGATGACCGGCGAGATCACGAACGACGGACCGAACACCGCTGAGAACGTCGTCGTGACGCTCGGCGATGGCGGCGGCGGTGGCGACGGCCAGCTCGGTGGCATCCTCAGTGGCATCGGGGGCGGCGATTCCTCCGTCGGACTCAGCGAGAACATCAACCCGAGGGAGACACAGTACACCGTCGGCACACTCGAATCGGGCGAGAGCGCCTCCTTCGAGTTCCCGCTTGCGGTGAGCAGCGAGGCCGAAGCCGGCACGCAGACCGTCCAGTTGAACACCCGCTATCGGAACCCCGGTGGTGACGTTCAGACCGCCGACCCGATCGATGCGACCATCGATGTTGAGGGTGAACGCGAGATCTTCGCGCTCGAGGCCGGCACCTCGGCCGACGGAAACGAAACGCTCGGCAACGCTACGTTCGATCCCGGAACGACCGACACCCTCGAGATCCGGGTGACCAACGACTACGACCAGACGCTCACGAACGTCCGCGCCCAGACGTTTGTCGACGACCCGCTCGCGATCGCCGACGGTGAAGCGTTCGTCCCCGAGATCGAACCCGGCGAGACGGAGGTGCTACGGTTCGACCTCGAGGTAACCGACGGAGCCGATCCTCAGACGTACCCCGTCGAGATGGACTTCCAGTACGACGACGAGGAGAACTCCGGCCAGCTCTCGAGCACGTATCGAGTCCCCGTGACGGTGAACGAGCCCGCTGACGACGGCCTGCCGTGGCTGCTCGTCGTCGTCGGGTTGGTGGTCGTTCTGCTCGCGCTGGCGTGGTGGTTCCGCGACGACGCCCGCGAGTGGTACAACTCCTTCGACGAGCCATAATGTCGCGGTTCGACCTCGAGGAGGCAATCGACCGGGCGAACTACTGGATCACCGAGCGCTCGGGCGTCGTCATCGCGCTGTTCTTGGTGGTGACGCTGATGTTCTCCGGCGGGCTCGGCAACATCGAACTCGACGAGGGAACACAAGGGTTCGCGGAGGACGTCCCGGCACAAGACGCCCTCGACGACGTCAACCAGCAGTTCGAACCCCCATTCCAGGACGACCAACCCTCGACTCAACTGATCCAGCGGGGCGATAACGTCCTCACGAAAGCGGAGCTGGTGCGGATGTTGACCCTGCAACAGCGCCTCGAGGAGGACCCGGAGATCCGGGTCGAATCGACGACGAGTTTCGCCCAGACCGTCGCGCTCACCCTCGATCCGACCGCCGAGACGACCGCCCAGCAGATCGACGCCGTCGAGGGCGCGACCCGCGGCGAGGTCCGCGAGGCCGTCCGGTCGGTCACGGACGAGGGGGCGGTGGCCGAGGAGCTGTTGAGCGACGATTTCAACCCGGAGAACCCCTCGGCGTCGGCGACGATCGCGACCGTTTCTCACACAGAGCGGGCGGATCCGGCCGGTAATCAGGAGCGGATCGACGCCATTGTCGACTCGGTCGGTGGGGACGTCGTCGTTTTCGGTCAGAGTGTCATCCAAAACGAGTTCGAGGCCGTGATCGGCGACTCGCTGGCGCTCGTGATTCCCGTCGTGGTCGTGTTGATCCTCGGCTTCCTGATCTTCTCCTTTCGGGACCCGTTTGACCTGCTGTTAGGGCTGGTTGCCCTCGCAATGACGATCATCTGGACGTTCGGCTTCACGGGGCTCGCAGGCATCCCCTTCTCGGAGATGCTCATCGCGGTCCCACCGCTGTTGCTGGCGATCGGGGTCGACTTCGGGATCCACGCGATCAACCGGTATCGCGAGGAGCGCACCGACGACCGTGACCCCGGCGAGGCGATGGCGATCGCGACCCACCAGCTTCTGGTCGCCTTCTTCATCGTCGCCGGAACGACTGTGATCGGGTTCGGTGCGAACCTCATCAGCGACCTGGGACCTATTCGAGAGTTCGGGCTCGTCGCGAGCGTCGGCGTGCTGTTTGCCTTTCTGATCTTCGGCGTGTTCATGCCCGCCGCGAAGGTCGCGATGGATCGCGCCCGCGAGAACCGCCCGATCCCCGAATTCGGCACGTCGCCGCTCGGCTCGGAGGGGTCGCTTCTCGGGCGGATCCTCCCGCTGGGGGCCGTCGTCGGCCGCAAGGCCCCGATCGCGATTCTGGTGGTGGCGCTCTTAGTGAGCGTCGGCGGTGGCCTCTCGGCGACGACGGTCGATACGACCTTCGATAACGAGGACTTCCTACCCGCCGACGACCAGCCGGTGTACTTCGAGTACCTCCCCGAGGGGATCCAACCGCAAGAGTACACCATCTCCGGGACGCTCAACTACCTCCAGAACAACTTCGCGAGCGGCAACGACGACCAGGTGACGGTCTACGTCGAGGGGCCCTTGCGCCAGGACTACGCCCTCGAATCGATCCATCGCGCGAACCAGGACCCGCCGCCGTCGTTCGTGACCGAGGAGGGCGCGGCCCAGCCCCAGAGCATCATCTCCGTCATCGAAACCCGGGCCGAGAACGACCCTGAATTCGCCGCGCTCGTCGAGCGAAACGACCTGAACGACAACGGCGTCCCCGACCGGAACCTCGGGGCGATCTACGACGCGTTGCTCGCCTCCGAGTCGGGCGATCAGGCCCGCCAGTATCTCACCGAGGACCAGCACAGTACCCGATTGGTCTACTCGGTCGAGGCCGGCACCTCTGGCGGCGAGGTCACCGAGGACACCAACGAACTGGTCGACGACTACCGCTTGGAGGGAACCGCGACCGGACAGACGGTCGTGTTCCAGGAGGTCTCGACGCTCATCCTCCAGTCGGCCATCGAGTCGCTAGTCCTCGCGCTGGTGTTCACCGGGGTGTTCCTGCTGGCCATCTACTACTCGCTCGAACGACGGATCGCCCTCGGGATCGCGAACCTCGTCCCGATCGTCGTCAGCGTCGCCGTCCTCGCGGGCTCGATGCCGATCCTCGGGATCCCCTTCAACGTCCTGACGGGGACGATCCTGCCGATCTCGATCGGCGTCGGGGTCGCCTACTCGGTCCACATCACCCACCGCTTTATCGACGAGTACAACGCCACCGCCGACGCCTACGAGTCGCTGCTGATCACGCTTCGGGGAACCGGCGGCGCGCTCACCGCGAGCATGCTGACCACCCTCGGTGGGGCCGGATCGCTCGTGCTCGCGATCACGCCGCTACTCGGGCAGTTCGGTCTGCTGATGTCGATCAGCGTGCTTTACTCGTACGTACTCTCGATCGTGATCCTGCCGCCGACGCTGCTCGTCTGGGCGCGCTATTTCGGCGATGACCGCGAGTCACCCGCTCGAATCCGGTGACGCGCGCACGCGCGCGAGCAGAAAGCTGCCTTTTTACGTGGGGGTTCCGTAGCCCGAGCCAAGATGTTCAATGCGATCGTGAGTGCCGACACCCTCGGAACGGCGCTCGATTCGGTGAGCGCGCTGGTCGAGGAGTGTACGATTCACTTAAATGAGGACGGGCTGGCGATCCGGGCTGTCGACCCCGCGAACGTCGGTATGGTCGATCTTTCCCTCGATAAGAGTGCTTTCGAATCCTACGAGGCCGATGGCGGGAAGATCGGCGTCAACCTCTCTCGTCTGCTGGACACCATCGGAATGGCCGATTCGGGCCAGTTAGTCCACCTCGAACTCGACGAGGAAACGCGCAAACTCCACATCCAACTCGACGGATTGGAGTACACCCTCGCGCTGATCGATCCCGATTCGATCCGTCAGGAGCCCGATATCCCGGATCTCGATCTCCCGGCAACGATCGTCGTCGAGGGCCGGGACATCAACCGTGCGGTGAAGGCCGCCGACATGGTGAGCGACCACATCGCGCTGGGTGTCGACGAGGCGGACTCGGTCTTTTACATCGAGGCCGAGGGCGACACCGACAACGTCGATCTACGCCTTGACGAGGCCGATCTGATCGATCTCACGCCGGGCCCTGCCCACTCACTCTTTAGCCTCGACTATCTCAAGGACATGGACAAGGCCATCCCGAAAGACGGCGAGGTCACCATCGAACTCGGCGAGGAGTTCCCCGTCAAACTCCACTTCGAGATCGCGGAGGGCGAAGGACAGGTCACCTACATGCTCGCGCCGCGCATCCAGAGCGACTGATCGGATTATAGCGATCTCTCGTAGCGGTACTCTCGATACGTCTCGTCTCCCAACTCCACTATCTGTTCACCGACCCGCTCGAATCCCCGCTTTTCGTAGAACCCGATTCCGACCTCGTTTCCGGCGAGCACAGACAGCGCGAGTCGGTCGAAGCCTTCGAGCCCCGTTCCGGCCGCGACGAGTAACCGACCGCCGATCCCCTCGCCCCACCGCTCGGGTCGGACGTAGATCCTGAAGAGTTCGGCGACGCGCCCGTTTTCGGGGTTTGGACCGAGATGGGCGAACCCGACCACGTCGTTTCCAGAGACGCGAACGACGTGATCCGAGTGACCCATCACATCACGTAGTCCGGTGGGGTCGTACCACTCATCGACAGTCGACGCTACTACCTCTTCGCCGAGTAGGTCGTCGTAGGCAGCGTGCCAGCTGGCACGGGCCGTGTCCCGAATCGCCTCGGCGTCCGACGGATCGGCGGGCCGGATCTCGACCATACCGTTCGATCCCGGCGGTCGTATATAACTACGGGCGTTCACACAGACTTATTCACCCGGCGGCCATAGCCGTGCGCGGATGAAGGCGCTTCACGCTCGCTACCCGTTTCTCGCCGCCTCCCGAGGGGCGGTCGAGGAGGCTGACGTCGATCTCGTCGGGCTGGTCCACGAGGACGGACCCGTCGTCGAGCGGGCCGTCGAGCGGGTGACGGGTGCGCTCCGCAACGGCTCTATCGGCGATGCCCACCCCAGAACGCGGGTCGAATTGCTCTCGTATCCCGTCGCGCGCGTGCTCGTCTCGCTGGTTGACGAGCGGATCTGTACGCGGAAGTACGCCCACGCGGAAGCGACCCGTGCGATCTCGCTGTTCAGCGCCGCCCGAAACGACACGACCGAACTCGCGAGCGCCCGAACCGAGCGACTCTCGCTTTCGGATCTCCTCACCGAGTTCGATCTGATGGCGGCGATCCGCGAGGACGAGGAAGGGTATCGCGTCGCCGTCGGGACCTACCTCCAGCTCGTCTCTGATCTCTGGGGCGACGAGTGGCGGCTGGTCAACCGAACGCTCGCAGACGGCGACGTGGTTATCGCGAGCGAGGAGCTCTACAGCCTGCTCGAGGAGGCGATCAGCCAGCGGGTTTCGGATGGGTTGCCCCTCGCGGTCCCTGAGGAGATCGCCGCCCCCCTTGAAGACCGGGTCGAGACGGTTCGTGAGGTGCTCGCCGACCTGGATCTCACCCGCGAGATCGACACCGTTGTCCCCGAGCGGTTCCCGCCGTGCATGCAGGCGCTGCTCGACTCGATCCAGAAGGGCGAACACCTGGGTCATCACTCCCGCTTTGCGATCACCGCGTTTCTCGCGAGCATCGGGATGGACACCGACGAGATCATCGACCTCTACATGGTCAATTCGAGTTTCGGCGAGGAGATGACGCGGTACCAGACCGATCACATCCGCGGGGAGACGAGCCCGACGGAGTACTCCCCCCCGAGCTGTGCGACCATGCAGTCCTATGGCGATTGTGTGAACAAAGACGAGATCTGCGAGGACGAGATCAACGAGTCCCACCCGCTGAACTACTACGAGTTCCAGCTAGAGCAGGCCGACGAGGACGAACTGGTCGACGTTCGGGAGGACGAAGAGGCGGCTACTCCTGATTGAGGTAGTACGCGAGGCCGATCCCGACGGCGGACATGAGGATGATGAACGCGGTGATCGCGCCGACGAAGACCACCCCGCCGTCGGCCGAGAGGCCGCCCTGGTTGTACGTAGTGCCGATCCCGATCAGCACCGCGACGAACAGCCCCACCGCGCCCACGGAGACGACGATTTCGGCGATCGTCCCCCTGTCTACGTCCATAGCGTGGCGTTTCCGTCCCCGAACTAAAAGCACTTCGAAGCGATTTGGTCACTCCCATTTCGTGTGGAAGACTTACGTTCTTCGGGCTCCTACTGGTATTCGTAGCGATTCGGGAGTTCCACCGGAACTCCCGGTGATTCCATGACGCAAGCCAGAAACACACCAGCGTCACTGCCGTCCAGTGAACTCGACCTCGACCAGCGCTCGATCCGCGCGCGAACCGATCCCATGACCGTCGAAGCGCTCGGCGATTCGCTCTACGAGGTCGACACCGACCACGATACGAGCTACCTCGTCGATCTGCACGATCGGCGCTGTAGCTGTCCCGATCACGCCTTTCGGGGTGTGCGCTGTAAACACCTCCGACGGGTCGCCATCGAGATCACCGAGGGGCGGACGCCGCCACCGGGTCAGCTCGCCGTCGACTGTGCCGCCTGTGAGGAGGAGCTGTTCGTTCCCGAGGCGAGTGCCGACCGCCCGCAGTACTGTGTGGCCCACCGCCTCGAACCGGGTGCGTTCGTTCGCGACAGGGAAACGGGCGACCGGCTGCTCGTCGTGAGCGTCTCGAATCGACGGGCCGATAGGACGAATGTGGGACAATCGGCCTACAGCGTCGCGACCTACCCGAACAACCGCTCGTACGACCCTGCCGATCGGGTCGTCGGTGCGGTCTACTCACAGTCGGTCTCGATGACCGACTCGGGGCCCGATCCCGATTCGCTTCGAGTGTACACGTTCCCGCGTTCGCGCCTCGAACGCGTTTCGCGGAGCGACTAGTCGAACATTCCGGCGGCCTCTTCGGCCGACAGCGTTCCCTGTTCGACCGCGGTTAGGACTCGCTCGACGTCCGCATCGCTCCCGTCGGTCTCGGCGAGCTCGGCAAGGGTCTCGCCCGTCTCGAGTGCGGTCTCCTTTTTCACTCTGTAGTTACCGCCGTCGGTCCGGTAGACATCGCCGGGATGGAAGAAGTACCAGTCCTCACGATCGAAGCGCACCCCGATCTTCGGGCGGGCACCGAAGTTCCGCGAGAAATACACCAGCGCTTCGACCTCCTCACCGGTGAGATAGATCGGCTTTCCCGAACTCGATTTGGCCTCGATGGCGTAGAAGGCCTCGCCGTTGCCCGCGAGGACGTCGGGTAGCTCGCGCTGGGTCGCCCCGCCGCTGGCGGGTGCGCGCATCACTGCGAAGCCGGCCTCGTCGAGCCGGTTGACCAGCTCGCGTTCCCGACGGTTCCCTTTCCGGTTTGCCATCTCCGTCCGTCGGTTTCGGCCGCTCGCATATAAGGAGTCCCGTTGGCTACCGTCCGAGTCGTTGGAGCACCCCCATGATACCCTCGTAGACGTCCTCATCGAGGTCCGCGTCGTAGCCGATCGCGGGTCGGTCGTCGGTGATACTTCCGGCGTTCTCGACGGTCAGCGTGGTCGTTTCCTCGCCGACCGAGAGCTCGTACTCGCCCGCCTCGACGACCTTCGGCAGGATCCCCGGTACGTCGCCGGGGACGACCTCCACCGCCGAGAGGTCGAGGTCGACCTCGACGGTGCTCGACTCGCCCGCGGCGAGCGACACCCGCTCGTAACCCAGCAGCCGGCGGTCGGGCTGAAGCACCGATCCATAGGATTGGGTGTTGTAGACCTCGACGATATGCTCGCCGGCCTCATCGCCCGTGTTCTCGACGCCGACGCTGGCCGTCACCGTTGGCGTGCTCGCGGGGTCTGAGACCGATCCCGGCGAGACAGAGAGGCCCGAGTACTCGAAGTCGGTATAGGAGAGCCCATGGCCGAAGGCGTACAGCGGCTCGTGCGGTTCCGCGAGGGCGCTGTCGCCGAGCGGCGGGTAGGCGTCGTAGTTGTTGGGCACCTTCCCGACGTTCTCGGGCCAGTTGAACGCCAGCTTGCCCGAGGGGTTGTTCTCGCCGAGTAGCGTCTCCGCGACCGCATGGCCACCGTCGCTGCCGGGCTGGCCGGCGAAGACGACGGCATCGAGCGAGTCGAACGTCTCCGTACCTCCGCGTGGACTGCCCGCGAGGATCAGGCCGATCACGGGCGTGTCGGGTGCCTCCTCCTCGATGGCCGCCACGAGTTCGCGCTGTGCGGGGTCGAGTTCGAGTTTGTCGCGGTCGCCGAAGTCCTCGTTGTGAGGTCCCTCGCCGAGAACGACGACGACGGCGTCCGCGGAGCCGGCGGCTTCCCGAACGTCGCTCTCCTGCTCGTCGGTGAGGTCGAAATCGCCGTTCGGGTCTGACGTATCGGGGCTGTAGGGCTGGGCCCGGAAGTCCGTCGGGACGTGAGTGAGCTCTCCGTTGAACGCGTCGTCCATCGCCTCGGTGATCGTCTCGCCGCGCGGTCGGGGCCCGCCCTCGCTCGGGGCACCCTCCTGGATACCTTGCCAGCCGAGCGTCCAGGCGCCGTATCGCATCAGGAACCGGTTTTCGAGGTCGAGATCCGGATCGTAGCCCGGACCGGTCAGAAGGACGTCCTCGCTCCCCGAAAGCGGGAGTGCGTCGTCGTTCTTCAACAGCACCAGCGACTCGCGTGCGAGCTGCTCGGATTCTTCCTGGCCGCCGCCGAGTACCGAGTCGATCTCCGATTCGTCGACGGTCGGCTCCTCGAACAGGCCCAGATCCGCCTTGAGTTCGAGGATCCGTCGGACCGACTCGTCGATACACTCCATCGAGACCTCGCCGTCCTCGACGAGGCTCACGGTCGTCTCGATGAACGCGGCCGGACCGGGCGCCTCGCCACCGTTGCCGATCATGTACATGTCGACGCCAGCGTTGAGCCCCTCTTTGACTGCGCGTCGGAAGCTGTCGGTGTAGTCGTGGTTGACGAGCATCCGGTAGAAGTCGTCGTAATCGGAGATCACGACGCCCTCGAAGTCGTAGCGCTCCCGGAGCATCTGGGTCAGCAGCCACTCGGAGGCGTGGGCGGGCTTGCCGTTGAGCGCCCCGCTGTTGACCATCACGGTGGCAGGTTCGGCCTCCAGTGCCCGCCGGTAGGGCGGGAGAACGTTCGTCCGCAGATCACGCATCGAGGTCCGGGCGTGGGCCCGGTCGTTGCCGTTCTCGGGGATCGAGTACGCCCCGAAGTGCTTGACCGTCGAACAGAGCCGGTCGTTGCTCTCCAAGCCCCGTACCCGGGCCTTCGAGACCTCGCCCAGGTAGGTGGCATCCTCGCTGATCCCCTCGTAGAACCGTCCCCACCGCGGGTCACGCTGGAGGTCGGTCGTCGGTGCGAACGTCCAGTGGGCGCCCATCGCCGCGGTCGCGTCCGAGGTGTGGCGCTCGGCGGCCTCGATCAGATCGATGTTCCGGGTCGAGCCCATGTTGATGCGCTGGGGAAATGCGGTCGAGCCCGCGAGCAGTGTATTGCCGTGAAGCGCGTCGACGCCCCAGAGGAACGGAATACCGTGCTCCGAGTGTTCGAGGTTGTACTCCTGGAGCGCGTTGATTCCCTCGACGGTCTCTTGGGCGTCGAACGTCGGCGGCGACGCCCCACCCGAGAGGACCGACCCGAGTTCGAGTTCGGAGAAGTACTCCCCGAGCGTCTCGACCCCGAAGCTATCGGGGATCTCCGTGGACTCGGGATCGAACGTCCCGAGGTCGACCTGCGTCATCTGGCCGACCTTTTGTTCGAGCGTGAGATCCTCGAGAAACGCGTCGACGTCGGTTTCTTCCTCTCGGTCCTTCGAGGTGGCACTTACCGCTCCCGTCCCGACCCCTGCACTCGCCGTCGCCGCACCCGTCGCCTTCAGAAAAGTTCGCCGAGAAGTGTTCGCTTTTCGCTTCATACCGTCATCCGTGGAGCCGTCTACCATTGCGTGATACACCACGGATATAGATTATAATAGTTTTTCTATATTTGAGTTATTCTTTACTAACGGACCACTAATTCGAGACTGGTTCGGAACCCATCGAAGCCAGCGAAGCCGAATAGGTATGGAAGAGGCAGTATGCGTCGGAACGGGCCCACGTCAATCTCCTCGCCTGTTCACGTCGTTCCCCTCCCCTCTCTTCCATTCGGGTGGGGCCGAAAAAGGTAGATACGACGGGTCGTGCAGTGTTACTCGGTCGATTTCTCCGCTCCCTTCGCCTGTGCGAGGTGCGTGAGCGTGCCGATCCCGAGTCCGCCGACGACGTTCCCGGCCGTGACGATGCTCGTCGTGACGAGGAACGCGCCGATGCCGATCTCGGCTCCGAACAGGAGTCCCAAGAGGACGTGCAGCATCGTCACGATGACGTGATCGAACGGCCCCAGCGCTAACAGGAATCCGACGACGTACGCTATACTGGCTCGCGTCCCGACGCTGTCGGCGGCCGCGAGCAGAAACGACAGCAGCGTCACCAAAACGCCGCCCGCGACGGAGTCCGCGAACTCCGCCATCGGTCTCCGGGCAACGATCTCGGTGGCCGTCGTGCGCAACGCATGGCCGGTTCCCGGGGGTAACGCGCCGTCGACCGAGAACACGAGTGCCATCAATGCGCCGCCGACGAGGTTGAGGACGAACGTGACGCCCCACAAACGGGCGAGCGACGGCACCATCCACGTGTCTGACCGGTCGAACGCGGCGGCGAGCGGGTCGAAGAAGTTCTCCGTGAACAGCTCCGCGCGGCCGACGATGAGGAACACGATGGCTGGGCCGAACGCGAGCGCACCCGCGATCTTGGAGAGTTCGCCGAACTGAGGTTCGACGACCGCGTGGACGATACCTAGCGCGACGGTTCCGAAGACCACAGTGAAGCCGGCGATGAAGCTCGTGGCGACCAGTTCGAGCATCGACTGATCAAGGCGCCGTTCACCCTCTTCCACCGCTCGCTGGAAGATCTCGCTCGGGCTAGGAGCAACTGCCATCGAGAGCGATACACAATGTGGCCGGAAGAACTCGTGGCCTGCTTATGCGTGGCAGGTCGTGCCGGGTTATGTCCCGTGTTCCCAGCTACCCATGTACTCGCGCTGTTCGTCGGTCAGCGAGTCGAACTTGACGCCTTTCGCGGCGAGTTTGATCTCCGCGATCTCCTCGTCGAGCTCGTCGGGCACGTCGTGGACGCCCGCCGAATACCCCCCACTCTCGACGAGTTCGCGCACGCAGGCCGCCTGCACGCCGAAGGACTGGTCCATCACTTCGACGGGGTGACCCAGCGCGATCGGCGCGGCGAGGTTCACCAAGCGACCTTCGGCGATCACGTTCAACCGTCGGCCGTCGGCCATCTCGTAGGCCTCGACGCCGTCGCGGGCCTCGTAGTGATCTGTGGCGAGCTCTGCGAGCGCTTCGAGGTCGATCTCGATGTCGAAGTGGCCCGCGTTCGCGAGCAGGACGCCGTCCTGCATGGCCTCGAAATGCTCGCGAACGATGACGTCGCGGTTGCCCGTCGTGGTGAGGAAGACGTCGCCGACCTCCGCCGCTTCCGACATGGGCATCACGTCGT
This is a stretch of genomic DNA from Halalkalicoccus subterraneus. It encodes these proteins:
- a CDS encoding 23S rRNA (uridine(2552)-2'-O)-methyltransferase, which encodes MSGKDEYYNKAKQQGYRSRSAYKLEQLDEMENVLSHGDRVVDLGAAPGGWLQIAKERVGTGKVIGVDLQRISSLEGVETIKGDMTDEDTRKEITERIGEADAVLSDMAPNMSGEYSLDQARSVHLARQAFDTACELLTPGGDFVVKVFEGRDVDALRTDMEAEFEYVRTTSPKASRKESSEIYLIAKGFLTAPVEEGEVRTVEIEDEGSEGDGIAKVDGFTVFVSGASVGDHVEIEIEDVKPNFAFASRVD
- a CDS encoding COG1361 S-layer family protein, which encodes MEGSPEFEAYTPDNTVEPGEDTSIAVTLENQGSIDTDGEDAEEQAVTEARDVTAELGTGDAPISVSTAETRVGTVPQGLTTTESFGITVDGDATPGTYEVPVELTYTYTPEVDGDDEADEITTTETVTTEIVVEESSQFAIEGATSDVNVGSSTESQIDITNTGPEDASEAVVTLEAPDTGLDITSQSTDIYIGDWAAGETEAIDFVAELDEDALPQDYTIYATVEYLDENGNEQTSRQLRTGIPTSEGQEFSVDGVDSELWVGEDGQMTGEITNDGPNTAENVVVTLGDGGGGGDGQLGGILSGIGGGDSSVGLSENINPRETQYTVGTLESGESASFEFPLAVSSEAEAGTQTVQLNTRYRNPGGDVQTADPIDATIDVEGEREIFALEAGTSADGNETLGNATFDPGTTDTLEIRVTNDYDQTLTNVRAQTFVDDPLAIADGEAFVPEIEPGETEVLRFDLEVTDGADPQTYPVEMDFQYDDEENSGQLSSTYRVPVTVNEPADDGLPWLLVVVGLVVVLLALAWWFRDDAREWYNSFDEP
- a CDS encoding efflux RND transporter permease subunit; translated protein: MSRFDLEEAIDRANYWITERSGVVIALFLVVTLMFSGGLGNIELDEGTQGFAEDVPAQDALDDVNQQFEPPFQDDQPSTQLIQRGDNVLTKAELVRMLTLQQRLEEDPEIRVESTTSFAQTVALTLDPTAETTAQQIDAVEGATRGEVREAVRSVTDEGAVAEELLSDDFNPENPSASATIATVSHTERADPAGNQERIDAIVDSVGGDVVVFGQSVIQNEFEAVIGDSLALVIPVVVVLILGFLIFSFRDPFDLLLGLVALAMTIIWTFGFTGLAGIPFSEMLIAVPPLLLAIGVDFGIHAINRYREERTDDRDPGEAMAIATHQLLVAFFIVAGTTVIGFGANLISDLGPIREFGLVASVGVLFAFLIFGVFMPAAKVAMDRARENRPIPEFGTSPLGSEGSLLGRILPLGAVVGRKAPIAILVVALLVSVGGGLSATTVDTTFDNEDFLPADDQPVYFEYLPEGIQPQEYTISGTLNYLQNNFASGNDDQVTVYVEGPLRQDYALESIHRANQDPPPSFVTEEGAAQPQSIISVIETRAENDPEFAALVERNDLNDNGVPDRNLGAIYDALLASESGDQARQYLTEDQHSTRLVYSVEAGTSGGEVTEDTNELVDDYRLEGTATGQTVVFQEVSTLILQSAIESLVLALVFTGVFLLAIYYSLERRIALGIANLVPIVVSVAVLAGSMPILGIPFNVLTGTILPISIGVGVAYSVHITHRFIDEYNATADAYESLLITLRGTGGALTASMLTTLGGAGSLVLAITPLLGQFGLLMSISVLYSYVLSIVILPPTLLVWARYFGDDRESPARIR
- a CDS encoding DNA polymerase sliding clamp → MFNAIVSADTLGTALDSVSALVEECTIHLNEDGLAIRAVDPANVGMVDLSLDKSAFESYEADGGKIGVNLSRLLDTIGMADSGQLVHLELDEETRKLHIQLDGLEYTLALIDPDSIRQEPDIPDLDLPATIVVEGRDINRAVKAADMVSDHIALGVDEADSVFYIEAEGDTDNVDLRLDEADLIDLTPGPAHSLFSLDYLKDMDKAIPKDGEVTIELGEEFPVKLHFEIAEGEGQVTYMLAPRIQSD
- a CDS encoding GNAT family N-acetyltransferase, whose product is MVEIRPADPSDAEAIRDTARASWHAAYDDLLGEEVVASTVDEWYDPTGLRDVMGHSDHVVRVSGNDVVGFAHLGPNPENGRVAELFRIYVRPERWGEGIGGRLLVAAGTGLEGFDRLALSVLAGNEVGIGFYEKRGFERVGEQIVELGDETYREYRYERSL